One window of Methanogenium organophilum genomic DNA carries:
- a CDS encoding hybrid sensor histidine kinase/response regulator: MENIDTKSPNHRILYVDDENALLYATQRYFQQEGGLSIDTAGSADEGFRKIGAIRYDAIVSDFEMPDMNGIEFLSALRSGGNNTPFIIFTGKGREEVVIDAFNAGADYYLQKGGHPKAQFAELSNSIQKAIENRKVKDEIREKNAEIEEKNRELTKKTDELRRNLDELEKSRNQLQESEQRARSLLDSSISTIVLLDRNGIVLDANDGYPARFGKKRVDIIGTKVWDLFPDAIRKQRSAWLKQVFLTGKPFKNEVSWDGIWDYSIDPVFDTDGTVKSVTIHATDITQRKQMEDEIRTSETLYRTVVEDQTEFVCRFLPDGTHVFINDAYCRYFGKTRQKLMRAKFRPDIPKEDLMRITKMLQTLTPAHPVETIENRIVMPDGTIRWQQWSDRAIFDKNGSVMEYQSVGRDITEIKNAENAILAANNKLNLLSSITRHDILNQLTALLLLEEFLKEDITEEQPSSYVDAIIDVTNKIEEQIQFTRDYQDLGHIKPAWQDLRIVADQAGRQSLSCNIRTDIDVNGVFVYADLMLEKVFQNLYDNAIRHGETATHIRISFRNDGATGIITVADDGIGVPTNKKQKIFDRYTGSNTGLGLFLVSEILAITEITIRENGVFGEGSSFEILIPEGKWRRDTESVPDLQSGNT, from the coding sequence ATGGAAAATATCGATACAAAATCCCCAAATCACCGCATTTTATATGTAGATGACGAAAATGCACTCTTATATGCCACGCAACGCTATTTTCAGCAAGAAGGTGGCCTTAGCATAGATACTGCCGGTTCTGCAGATGAAGGATTCCGGAAAATCGGGGCAATCCGGTACGATGCTATCGTCTCTGACTTTGAAATGCCTGATATGAATGGCATTGAATTTCTTTCAGCCCTGCGTTCCGGCGGAAACAACACACCATTTATCATCTTCACCGGAAAGGGCCGTGAAGAAGTCGTCATTGATGCATTCAATGCCGGAGCGGATTATTATCTCCAGAAGGGGGGTCATCCTAAGGCGCAGTTTGCTGAACTATCCAATTCCATCCAGAAGGCAATTGAGAACAGAAAGGTAAAAGATGAAATCCGGGAAAAAAACGCTGAGATAGAGGAAAAAAACCGGGAACTCACCAAAAAAACCGATGAACTGCGCCGCAATCTTGATGAGCTTGAAAAAAGCAGAAACCAGCTGCAGGAGAGTGAACAGCGTGCACGCTCGCTTCTCGACTCATCTATCTCAACCATTGTTCTTCTAGACAGGAATGGCATCGTGCTGGATGCAAATGACGGCTACCCTGCCCGCTTCGGAAAGAAACGGGTAGACATTATCGGAACAAAGGTATGGGATCTCTTCCCTGATGCAATCAGAAAACAGCGAAGTGCATGGCTCAAACAGGTATTTTTGACGGGCAAACCATTCAAAAATGAAGTTTCATGGGACGGCATCTGGGATTACTCCATTGATCCGGTGTTTGACACAGACGGCACGGTTAAGAGTGTAACGATACACGCAACTGACATCACACAGCGCAAACAGATGGAGGATGAAATCCGGACCAGTGAAACCCTCTACCGGACTGTCGTGGAAGACCAGACGGAATTTGTCTGCAGGTTTTTGCCGGACGGCACACACGTGTTTATAAATGATGCCTACTGCCGTTATTTCGGAAAGACACGCCAGAAACTCATGAGAGCTAAATTCAGGCCGGACATTCCGAAAGAAGATCTCATGCGTATCACGAAAATGCTGCAGACGCTTACTCCGGCCCATCCCGTTGAAACCATCGAAAACAGGATTGTGATGCCGGATGGCACCATCCGGTGGCAGCAGTGGAGTGACCGGGCCATCTTTGATAAGAACGGCAGCGTAATGGAATATCAGTCGGTGGGGAGGGACATCACAGAGATAAAAAATGCCGAGAATGCCATATTAGCGGCAAACAACAAGCTCAATCTGCTCTCTTCCATCACCCGTCATGACATCCTCAATCAGCTGACTGCTCTTCTGTTGCTGGAGGAATTCCTGAAAGAGGACATCACTGAAGAGCAGCCGTCCAGCTATGTCGATGCAATTATTGACGTCACCAATAAGATCGAGGAACAGATACAGTTTACCCGCGACTATCAGGATCTGGGACATATTAAGCCTGCATGGCAGGATCTCCGGATAGTTGCCGATCAGGCAGGCAGGCAGTCGCTGTCGTGTAATATCAGGACAGATATTGATGTGAATGGAGTATTTGTATACGCCGACCTTATGCTTGAGAAGGTCTTCCAGAACCTCTATGACAATGCCATCCGCCATGGGGAAACAGCCACTCATATCCGGATTTCCTTCCGAAACGATGGCGCCACCGGTATTATTACCGTCGCGGATGACGGTATTGGCGTTCCCACCAATAAGAAACAGAAAATATTTGATCGCTATACCGGTTCCAATACCGGACTTGGACTCTTCCTGGTTTCGGAGATCCTTGCCATCACAGAGATCACGATACGGGAAAACGGAGTGTTCGGGGAAGGATCCTCGTTCGAGATATTGATACCCGAAGGGAAGTGGAGACGTGACACAGAATCTGTTCCTGACCTGCAATCAGGAAATACCTGA
- a CDS encoding cation:proton antiporter: MSVGIVPPVELQMTLLLFFALGGYLLASRINQSAVVGEILLGLVVGPSVLGLITYTEFVQAIAGLGAVILMFVIGFEFKLSDLTNIRYGIMGLIGIIVPWIGGYLTAVAFGFGTGSALFIGTALTATSIAITANVLKEMCILDTEFAKAIIGTAVIDDILSLLALSVTADVAAGSVSLVDIALVIGKQIGFLVLLALAGIYVVSRLIERMDGSTIAKRYPEFVFIFAVMVAFLFAALSEYVGVSAIIGAFIAGVSINGLNLTHSHDIAEGAEYLYIIFASVFFVSLGVLVDLTVLTMPVLLFIGAITVVAILTKVIGCGIPARLLGYSTRDSLAIGFGMSPRGEVAMIVALLGLNLSLIGQDIYASIVVMSILTTVATPIAFRNWLFRDEVAACRPE, from the coding sequence ATGAGTGTCGGAATTGTGCCACCTGTCGAACTTCAGATGACGCTCCTGCTTTTCTTTGCGCTTGGCGGGTATCTGCTCGCCTCAAGGATCAACCAGTCGGCGGTCGTCGGCGAGATATTGCTCGGTCTCGTTGTCGGCCCCTCGGTTCTCGGCCTGATCACCTATACCGAATTCGTGCAGGCCATCGCCGGCCTCGGTGCGGTCATCCTCATGTTTGTCATCGGATTTGAGTTCAAACTCTCGGACCTGACGAATATCAGGTACGGTATCATGGGGCTCATCGGCATCATCGTCCCGTGGATCGGCGGGTACCTGACTGCGGTAGCCTTCGGATTTGGCACGGGGAGTGCACTTTTTATCGGAACGGCGCTCACTGCGACGTCCATTGCTATTACGGCCAACGTCCTGAAAGAGATGTGCATTCTGGATACGGAGTTTGCGAAGGCCATCATCGGCACCGCAGTTATTGACGACATTCTCAGTCTGCTTGCCCTCTCGGTTACGGCCGACGTCGCGGCAGGCAGCGTTTCTCTCGTGGATATCGCCCTTGTCATCGGAAAACAGATCGGCTTCCTGGTGCTTCTCGCCCTCGCGGGTATCTATGTGGTTTCACGGCTCATCGAGCGGATGGACGGGAGCACGATCGCAAAACGCTATCCCGAGTTTGTCTTCATTTTTGCGGTGATGGTAGCCTTTCTCTTTGCGGCGCTCTCAGAGTATGTTGGGGTTTCTGCGATCATCGGTGCCTTTATCGCGGGGGTATCCATTAACGGGCTGAATCTCACGCACAGCCATGACATCGCGGAGGGTGCTGAATATCTCTATATCATCTTTGCATCCGTCTTCTTTGTCTCGCTCGGGGTACTGGTTGATTTGACCGTACTGACGATGCCGGTGCTGCTCTTCATCGGCGCTATCACGGTCGTGGCCATTCTCACGAAGGTGATCGGCTGTGGGATTCCTGCCCGGCTCCTCGGCTATTCAACGCGGGACTCGCTTGCTATCGGATTCGGGATGTCCCCGCGGGGCGAGGTCGCGATGATCGTCGCCCTCCTCGGCCTGAATCTCTCTTTGATCGGGCAGGACATCTATGCGTCAATTGTGGTGATGAGCATCCTGACGACGGTTGCAACACCTATTGCCTTTCGCAACTGGCTCTTCAGGGACGAGGTCGCTGCGTGCCGGCCGGAGTAA
- a CDS encoding acetoacetate decarboxylase family protein, protein MFQVQDDFTYLMPVHFGGGRFDPDKVVSQKTTTLAMSFETDRKLLEQYIPAEFELLSPEVQVIFSKFTEIDWMQGGQYNLVNIASPVRFSGRKDELEGSYTLVVWENKTAPILGGREQTGIPKIYADIEDLHILKPHYMTNVSYEGSTFLNLDFEAEEEITGAGLDAIRSGFSSVNTIGWRYIPKVGAPGAELSQFVLYPQGMKVERAVAGTGSLKWTTLTPMQNPVQYYIVNSLAALPVKKISQSVLFEGETFLHAMGARVIE, encoded by the coding sequence ATGTTTCAAGTGCAAGATGATTTCACATACTTAATGCCGGTTCATTTCGGGGGCGGCAGGTTCGATCCTGACAAAGTTGTCAGCCAGAAAACGACAACACTTGCAATGAGTTTTGAGACTGACAGAAAACTTCTGGAACAGTATATTCCCGCAGAATTTGAGTTGCTCTCTCCCGAAGTGCAGGTAATATTCAGTAAATTCACGGAGATTGACTGGATGCAGGGAGGGCAGTACAATCTTGTCAATATCGCATCACCTGTTCGTTTCAGCGGCAGGAAGGACGAACTCGAAGGGTCATACACGCTGGTTGTCTGGGAGAACAAGACTGCACCGATTCTCGGCGGGCGTGAACAGACAGGGATTCCCAAGATCTATGCCGATATTGAGGACCTGCACATCCTAAAGCCGCATTATATGACTAATGTCAGCTATGAAGGGAGCACATTTCTTAATCTGGATTTTGAAGCCGAAGAGGAGATAACCGGCGCCGGACTGGATGCAATACGTTCAGGGTTTTCATCGGTGAATACTATCGGATGGAGATATATCCCGAAGGTCGGGGCGCCGGGTGCCGAACTAAGCCAGTTCGTTCTCTATCCGCAGGGGATGAAGGTCGAGCGTGCGGTGGCCGGAACGGGAAGCCTGAAATGGACGACTCTGACTCCCATGCAGAATCCCGTCCAGTATTATATTGTCAACAGTCTTGCGGCACTGCCGGTTAAAAAGATTTCACAGTCGGTGTTGTTTGAGGGTGAGACCTTTCTTCATGCCATGGGAGCACGGGTCATTGAATAA
- a CDS encoding SDR family NAD(P)-dependent oxidoreductase, translating to MVDSDYYTGRICIVTGANSGIGYAISNELLKRGAVVYLAGRSPDKIAKAAEEFSSYGDSVRKLIMDVTKQEDVQQGMEHVGAEAGRIDLLFNNAGVGGTIPFEQATIDDWKNIIDTNIWSVIYGVSAAVPLMLKQGEGHIVNTSSIAGIVPPPFQALYSLTKYGVTGMTECLKYEYADKGLRFSTICPANIATPIFNKGIDGKAYGELRIPDDAYPADKAASLILDRVSENKGIIVVPEEPYTGMWQGYVLGEPLVEDELYAMARQRRDAFERGGSYF from the coding sequence ATGGTAGATTCAGATTATTACACGGGCAGGATTTGCATCGTTACCGGTGCGAATTCAGGTATCGGATATGCGATTTCGAATGAGCTTTTGAAGAGGGGGGCGGTTGTTTACCTGGCCGGGAGAAGTCCGGATAAAATTGCAAAGGCTGCAGAGGAGTTTTCTTCGTATGGCGATTCTGTGCGAAAGCTCATTATGGACGTTACGAAGCAGGAAGATGTTCAGCAAGGAATGGAGCATGTTGGGGCTGAGGCGGGAAGGATCGATCTTCTGTTTAATAACGCCGGGGTCGGGGGGACGATTCCGTTCGAACAGGCAACGATCGATGACTGGAAGAACATTATCGATACGAACATATGGAGTGTCATATACGGGGTTTCCGCTGCCGTTCCCCTGATGCTGAAGCAGGGCGAAGGTCATATCGTCAACACATCCTCCATTGCCGGAATCGTTCCGCCTCCTTTCCAGGCGTTGTATTCCCTCACAAAATATGGTGTTACGGGCATGACCGAATGCCTGAAGTACGAGTATGCAGACAAAGGTCTCAGGTTCTCAACCATCTGTCCGGCAAACATTGCAACGCCCATCTTCAACAAAGGCATCGACGGCAAGGCCTACGGGGAACTCAGGATACCGGATGATGCATATCCTGCCGATAAGGCGGCATCGCTGATCCTGGACCGTGTTTCGGAGAACAAGGGAATTATTGTCGTTCCTGAAGAGCCCTACACCGGTATGTGGCAGGGGTATGTTCTTGGAGAACCCCTTGTTGAAGATGAACTCTATGCGATGGCCCGACAGAGAAGAGATGCCTTTGAGAGGGGCGGATCATACTTTTAA
- a CDS encoding type I restriction-modification system subunit M, with product MASESAALVQKLWNYCNVLRDDGVSYGDYVEQLTYLLFLKMADEHRKPPFNKPSTIPDEYSWEALASKEGDALEIHYRHTLETLGKASGLLGVIFRKSQNKIQDPAKLRRLVELIGKETWVGLDMDVKGEIYEGLLQKNAEDTKSGAGQYFTPRALIQAMVEVTVPQPCQTIADPACGTGGFFLAERDYLVKTYQLDREQSVFLKEETFHGTEIVDSAARLCAMNLYLHGIGSDKSPVDVADSLLSEPKKHYDLVLTNPPFGKKSSYTVINGDGKVEKDKQTYERDDFWATTSNKQLNFLQHVRSMLKINGKAAVVVPDNVLFEGGAGETIRRKLLSECDVHTLLRLPTGIFYAQGVKANVIFFERKPGREEPWTDTLWIYDLRTNKHFTLKESPLSLDDLKDFIECYNPKNRYERKEKERFKPYKYEDLIKRDKVSLDIFWIKDESLEDTENLPEPDIIAGEIAENLQTAIEQFAEIYESLSKG from the coding sequence ATGGCATCCGAATCTGCGGCACTTGTACAAAAACTATGGAACTACTGCAACGTACTCAGAGACGACGGCGTAAGCTATGGGGATTACGTCGAACAGCTCACCTACCTTCTCTTCCTGAAGATGGCAGACGAACACAGGAAGCCGCCGTTTAACAAACCCTCAACCATACCGGATGAATACAGCTGGGAAGCACTCGCATCCAAAGAGGGAGATGCACTTGAAATCCATTATCGCCACACCCTCGAAACCCTCGGCAAGGCTTCAGGACTCCTCGGTGTTATATTCAGAAAATCGCAGAACAAGATACAGGACCCGGCAAAGCTCAGAAGACTCGTCGAACTGATAGGAAAAGAGACCTGGGTCGGCCTCGACATGGATGTCAAAGGCGAGATCTACGAAGGACTCCTCCAGAAGAACGCCGAGGATACCAAGAGCGGTGCGGGCCAGTACTTCACGCCACGGGCGCTGATTCAGGCGATGGTTGAAGTGACCGTGCCACAACCCTGTCAGACCATCGCAGACCCCGCATGCGGAACGGGCGGGTTCTTCCTTGCAGAACGCGATTACCTCGTCAAAACCTACCAGCTCGACCGGGAACAGTCCGTATTTTTAAAAGAAGAGACATTCCACGGAACTGAAATTGTCGACAGTGCCGCCCGCCTCTGTGCCATGAACCTCTATCTGCACGGCATCGGAAGCGACAAAAGTCCGGTCGATGTCGCAGACTCCCTCTTGTCAGAACCAAAAAAGCACTATGACCTCGTGCTGACCAATCCTCCCTTCGGCAAGAAAAGCAGTTACACCGTCATAAACGGCGACGGAAAGGTGGAAAAGGATAAACAGACCTACGAACGGGATGATTTCTGGGCGACCACATCAAATAAACAGCTCAACTTCCTTCAGCATGTACGGAGCATGTTAAAGATAAACGGGAAGGCAGCCGTCGTTGTGCCCGACAACGTTTTGTTTGAAGGAGGGGCAGGCGAGACAATCAGACGAAAACTTCTCTCGGAATGCGATGTGCACACCCTTCTGCGGCTTCCCACCGGCATCTTTTACGCACAGGGTGTGAAGGCAAACGTCATCTTTTTTGAGAGAAAGCCGGGGAGAGAAGAGCCCTGGACCGACACCCTCTGGATCTATGACCTCAGGACGAACAAACACTTCACCCTCAAGGAAAGTCCTCTCTCGCTCGATGACCTGAAGGATTTCATTGAATGCTATAACCCCAAAAACCGGTACGAAAGAAAAGAAAAGGAGCGTTTTAAGCCATATAAATACGAGGACCTGATAAAACGCGACAAAGTCAGCCTTGATATATTCTGGATTAAAGACGAGAGCCTTGAAGACACCGAAAACCTCCCCGAACCGGATATCATCGCAGGCGAAATTGCAGAAAATCTACAGACCGCAATCGAACAGTTTGCAGAGATATATGAGAGTCTAAGTAAAGGATAA
- a CDS encoding nucleotidyltransferase domain-containing protein, whose translation MANICSEKSFIIIRHLGRHYNDSSYVREIAKVLNLSLGPVSETLKGLEQSGLLIRKVRGRIVTYRANMESPLLREMKIIITLLECRELLQELEKSAVRVILFGSCARGDDTAESDIDLVIETDKKEAASQVVNSFEYIGGRKLSAIILSPDEFRELRRGDRPFYERVMQGKILFRRDGDEIAV comes from the coding sequence ATGGCGAACATATGTTCGGAAAAATCGTTCATCATCATCCGGCATCTGGGAAGACACTATAACGATTCCTCCTATGTCAGAGAGATTGCAAAAGTGCTGAATCTTTCTCTTGGCCCGGTCAGCGAGACCCTAAAGGGACTTGAACAATCAGGTCTTCTTATCAGAAAAGTCCGGGGCAGAATTGTTACCTACCGGGCAAACATGGAGAGTCCTCTTCTGCGAGAGATGAAGATTATCATCACTCTTCTGGAGTGTCGCGAACTATTGCAGGAGCTCGAAAAATCAGCTGTTCGGGTGATTCTCTTCGGCAGCTGTGCACGGGGGGATGACACCGCTGAAAGCGATATTGATCTCGTTATCGAGACGGATAAGAAGGAAGCGGCATCACAGGTTGTCAACTCGTTTGAATATATCGGAGGGAGAAAACTTTCTGCAATTATCCTCTCTCCGGATGAATTCAGGGAGCTGAGAAGAGGCGACCGGCCATTTTATGAGAGAGTGATGCAGGGGAAGATTCTTTTCAGGAGAGATGGAGATGAGATCGCGGTTTGA
- a CDS encoding DUF7557 family protein: protein MSLITSIRISTDMRDKLSELKVHPKESYEDVIKRLVEDCVDDEPLSDATIQAIEESLADIKAGRVYSLEDVAEELGLN from the coding sequence ATGTCTTTGATTACATCAATCAGGATAAGCACAGATATGAGGGATAAACTCTCGGAGCTAAAGGTGCATCCGAAGGAGTCGTATGAAGATGTAATAAAGCGCCTAGTTGAAGATTGCGTCGATGATGAACCATTAAGCGATGCAACGATACAGGCAATAGAAGAATCACTGGCTGATATCAAAGCAGGAAGAGTATATTCCTTAGAAGACGTTGCAGAAGAACTGGGTCTTAACTGA
- a CDS encoding type II toxin-antitoxin system RelE family toxin: MGYTVLLTRRAKKSLCELPKNIAREIYLELKTLSSEDNPKKYVKKLKGNKNPPFYSLRVGSYRVILNIEDNVMVIHVIEVGHRKNIYRNY, translated from the coding sequence ATGGGCTATACTGTTCTTTTGACGAGGCGTGCGAAAAAGAGTCTTTGCGAGCTTCCGAAAAATATTGCCAGAGAGATTTATCTTGAATTAAAGACTCTTTCGTCTGAAGACAATCCTAAAAAATATGTCAAAAAATTAAAAGGCAACAAGAATCCTCCATTTTATTCTCTCCGCGTTGGCAGTTATCGGGTGATTCTCAATATTGAGGATAATGTGATGGTGATTCATGTGATTGAGGTCGGTCACCGGAAGAATATCTACCGGAATTATTAA
- a CDS encoding restriction endonuclease subunit S, which produces MNTILENTEESQSGLCELPDGWIITQVNNIYSIKGGGTPSTKNDEYWDGDIPWITSADIDESHVIVPRKTVSILGIQNSATNLVPKNSIIVVTRVGLGKIALTENELCFSQDCHALICNQNLIYPKYGLYYLAQKVQLFKYHNRGTTISGVTTKQLKELPFFLPPLPEQHRIVEKIEEEFTRLDAGVSALKKAKALIPKYRQSVLKAAMCGDLTEEWRAEHPDVESADALVERIETQYQKTNVHTNNLPDYSLPESWTWIDLANLAWDSGYGTSIKCDSSWEGHPILRIPNISNNKISLDKLKYAPASEDLDESKKLEKGDLLIIRTNGSKDLIGRSAIVMSNFDSPHYFASYLIRYRLIEREIIWHWLGLIWNSNYIRNKIEKMAATTAGQYNINLKKLNSLSFPIPPLPEQHEIVCEIERRFSVIDEMEKAVDDSLVKAERLRQSILKKAFEGRLVPQNPDDEPASVLLERIKAEKEQRAAEEKSWKRDLKKQKTKKKAKTK; this is translated from the coding sequence ATGAATACCATTTTAGAGAATACTGAAGAATCACAGTCCGGATTGTGTGAGCTTCCTGATGGATGGATTATTACACAGGTCAATAATATCTATTCGATTAAAGGAGGAGGTACCCCTTCAACAAAAAACGATGAATATTGGGACGGGGACATTCCTTGGATAACAAGCGCAGATATTGATGAATCCCATGTAATTGTTCCCAGAAAGACAGTTTCAATACTGGGAATTCAAAACTCTGCGACAAATTTAGTGCCAAAAAACAGCATTATCGTAGTCACAAGGGTTGGTTTAGGAAAAATTGCATTAACAGAAAATGAATTGTGCTTCAGTCAGGACTGTCATGCACTGATATGCAATCAAAATTTGATCTATCCAAAATATGGTTTGTATTATTTGGCACAAAAAGTTCAATTATTTAAATACCATAATCGTGGAACTACAATTTCAGGTGTAACCACCAAACAGCTAAAAGAATTACCTTTTTTTCTCCCCCCTCTCCCCGAACAACACCGCATCGTGGAAAAGATCGAAGAGGAATTCACCCGGCTTGATGCAGGCGTATCGGCCCTGAAGAAGGCAAAGGCACTGATACCCAAATACCGGCAGTCAGTCCTGAAGGCGGCGATGTGCGGCGATCTGACCGAGGAGTGGCGGGCGGAGCATCCGGATGTTGAGAGTGCTGATGCTTTGGTGGAGAGAATTGAAACACAGTATCAGAAAACAAATGTACACACAAATAATTTACCGGATTATTCTCTTCCAGAAAGCTGGACATGGATAGATTTGGCCAATTTAGCTTGGGATTCAGGTTATGGTACTTCCATAAAATGTGATAGCAGTTGGGAAGGCCATCCAATTTTAAGGATACCAAATATATCAAACAATAAGATTTCCCTTGATAAATTAAAATATGCACCTGCATCTGAAGATTTGGATGAATCTAAAAAATTAGAGAAAGGCGATTTACTGATCATACGCACAAATGGAAGCAAGGATCTTATAGGTAGATCTGCTATTGTGATGTCAAATTTTGATTCACCTCATTATTTTGCATCATATTTGATCAGATATCGATTAATTGAGAGAGAAATAATCTGGCATTGGTTAGGATTAATTTGGAATAGTAATTACATTAGAAATAAAATTGAAAAGATGGCTGCAACTACGGCAGGTCAGTATAATATCAATCTTAAAAAACTGAACAGTTTATCATTCCCCATCCCCCCACTCCCCGAACAACACGAGATCGTCTGCGAAATAGAGCGGAGGTTCTCAGTCATCGACGAGATGGAAAAGGCGGTGGATGACTCGCTTGTGAAGGCAGAGCGACTCCGGCAGAGTATTCTCAAAAAGGCATTTGAGGGGAGGCTTGTACCCCAGAATCCTGATGATGAACCGGCATCCGTTCTTCTGGAGAGGATAAAGGCCGAAAAAGAGCAGCGGGCAGCGGAAGAGAAGTCCTGGAAAAGGGATCTAAAGAAGCAGAAAACAAAGAAAAAAGCAAAAACGAAATGA